One segment of Ziziphus jujuba cultivar Dongzao chromosome 12, ASM3175591v1 DNA contains the following:
- the LOC107405714 gene encoding LOW QUALITY PROTEIN: cytosolic sulfotransferase 5 (The sequence of the model RefSeq protein was modified relative to this genomic sequence to represent the inferred CDS: inserted 1 base in 1 codon; substituted 1 base at 1 genomic stop codon) → MHDLELEQLDVKTAFLHGELEGTIYMQQPEGFEVEGKEDHVCLLKRSLYGLKQSPRQWYKRFDGFMFSHGYSRSQYDSCVYFRKLEDGSFIYLLLYVDDMLIVAKKKSDINRLKAELSGEFEMKDLGAAKKILGMEIERDRSAGKLFLTQRSFVEKVLERFGMKNAKPVSTPLATHFRLSADMSPQSDRDIEYMSHVPYSSAVGSLMYAMVCTRPDIAHAVSVVSRYMANPGKQHWQAVKWILRYLRGTTNTCLEFGGSKEGVRGYVDADFARDLDRRRSTTGFWYSVRHLPGVLSCQKHFQAKHNDIFLVSNLKSGTTWLKAIAFSLLNRVNYPNLERHPLLKNNPHVLVPFLDIGLYLENQLPDLTSLASPRLFSTHLPYVSLPESVKLSACKIVYLCRNPXDTFVSLWHFTNKLRPTGSGTNTLEESFDKFCRGVSIYGPFWDHLLGYWKESLERSENVLFMKFEEMKEEPILQLRRLAEFIGCPFSPQEEENGVVEDILRLCSFETLSNXEVNKNGKLSSGMDNKAYFRRGEVGDWMDHLTAEMAQELDSIIRQKLNGSGLKF, encoded by the exons atgcatgatttagagttggagcaactagatgtgaagaccgctttcttgcatggtgagcttgaggggacaatttatatgcagcaacccgaaggtttcgaggttgaaggaaaagaggatcatgtgtgtttgttgaaaaggtccttgtatggtttgaagcaatcccctcgtcagtggtacaagcggtttgatgggtttatgtttagccatggctattctagaagccaatatgatagctgtgtgtattttaggaagttggaagatggctcatttatctatttgttgctttatgttgatgatatgctgatagtggccaagaagaaatccgatatcaacagattgaaagcagaattgagtggtgaatttgagatgaaagatttgggagcggcaaagaagattcttggtatggagattgagagagatagatctgcaggtaaacttttcttgactcaaagatcttttgttgagaaagttctggagcgttttggaatgaagaacgctaaacctgtaagtactccattagctactcattttagattgtctgctgatatgtcaccacagtcggatagagatattgagtatatgtcacatgttccttattctagtgctgttggtagtttgatgtatgctatggtgtgtacccgtcctgacattgcacatgctgttagtgttgtgagccggtatatggctaatcctggcaaacaacactggcaagctgtcaagtggattctaaggtacttgagaggcactactaacacttgtttagagtttggtggaagtaaggagggtgtacgtggatatgttgatgcagattttgctAGGGACCTTGATAGGaggaggtccactactg GTTTTTGGTACTCCGTGAGGCATTTGCCAGGAGTTCTTTCATGTCAGAAACACTTCCAAGCTAAGCATAACGATATCTTCCTCGTTAGCAATCTGAAATCAGGTACAACATGGCTCAAAGCAATTGCATTCTCTCTACTCAACCGTGTCAACTATCCAAACCTCGAAAGACACCCTTTGCTCAAAAACAACCCCCATGTGCTTGTGCCTTTCTTGGACATTGGTCTATACCTTGAAAACCAACTCCCTGATCTTACTTCCTTGGCATCCCCAAGACTGTTTTCGACCCATTTACCCTATGTTTCGCTTCCTGAATCTGTCAAGCTCTCTGCTTGTAAAATTGTCTATTTGTGTAGAAACCCATAAGACACTTTCGTTTCGTTGTGGCATTTCACAAATAAGCTGAGACCAACAGGTTCGGGAACCAATACACTTGAAGAGTCCTTCGATAAGTTCTGTAGAGGGGTGAGTATATATGGGCCATTTTGGGACCATTTGTTGGGATATTGGAAGGAGAGCTTGGAAAGGTCTGAAAACGTGCTTTTCATGAAGTTTGAAGAAATGAAAGAGGAGCCCATTTTGCAGTTGAGAAGGTTAGCTGAGTTCATTGGGTGCCCATTTTCACCACAAGAGGAAGAAAATGGTGTGGTGGAAGATATATTGAGGTTGTGTAGTTTTGAAACTTTGAGCA TGGAGGTGAACAAGAACGGTAAATTGTCATCTGGGATGGACAATAAGGCGTACTTTCGGAGAGGTGAGGTGGGAGATTGGATGGATCATTTGACAGCTGAGATGGCACAAGAACTAGACTCTATCATTCGACAGAAGTTGAATGGTTCTGGATTAAAATTCTAG